Proteins from a genomic interval of Drosophila melanogaster chromosome 2R:
- the CG43296 gene encoding uncharacterized protein encodes MSHQISSQPPLSATYPAKREQDVDMENCDGENRGKTTCCAGDENTDTNRCRLVPGTRITHGWWVCARIDEQPGPGPTCCQYNQFSMSHIIRAVSRTEGSKPNLQPQAGIFRLGVI; translated from the exons ATGTCACATCAAATTTCATCACAGCCCCCACTTTCGGCCACATATCCAGCCAAACGAGAACAGGATGTGGATATGGAAAACTG CGACGGGGAAAATCGGGGAAAAACTACTTGCTGTGCTGGCGATGAAAACACGGATACAAACCGATGTCGACTGGTGCCAGGCACAAGGATAACCCATGGGTGGTGGGTATGTGCACGAATCGATGAACAGCCGGGTCCTGGCCCAACTTGTTGCCAATACAATCAATTCAGCATGTCGCATATTATTCGAGCTGTCTCACGGACCGAAGGAAGTAAGCCAAATTTGCAACCGCAGGCAGGGATTTTTCGATTGGGTGTGATTTGA
- the CSN7 gene encoding COP9 signalosome subunit 7, with translation MTQDMLLGNEEPSKSKETFLEKFCVLAKSSTGAALLDVIRQALEAPNVFVFGELLAEPSVLQLKDGPDSKHFETLNLFAYGTYKEYRAQPEKFIELTPAMQKKLQHLTIVSLAIKAKSIPYALLLSELEIDNVRHLEDIIIEAIYADIIHGKLFQNTRILEVDYAQGRDIPPGYTGQIVETLQAWVNSCDSVSNCIEMQIKYANAEKSKRLINKERVEQDLINLKKVLKSQTSDSDESMQIDTHGPGTSGGLGQSELRKKPSKLRNPRSAAVGLKFSK, from the exons ATGACGCAGGACATGCTGCTGGGCAACGAGGAGCCGAGCAAGAGCAAGGAGACGTTCCTGGAGAAGTTCTGTGTCCTGGCCAAGTCATCCACCGGCGCCGCTTTGCTGGATGTGATTCGCCAGGCCCTGGAAGCCCCGAatgtctttgtttttggcgAATTACTGGCGGAGCCATCCGTTTTGCAG CTTAAAGACGGTCCGGACTCCAAGCACTTCGAGACCCTGAACCTATTCGCATACGGCACATACAAGGAATACCGTGCACAGCCGGAAAAGTTCATCGAGCTGACTCCTGCCATGCAGAAGAAGCTGCAGCACCTGACTATCGTCTCGCTGGCCATTAAAGCAAAGAGCATTCCCTATGCCCTGCTGCTCAGCGAACTGGAGATCGACAACGTCCGCCACTTGGAGGATATCATCATAGAGGCCATCTACGCGG ACATCATCCACGGAAAGCTGTTCCAGAACACACGAATTTTGGAAGTGGACTACGCCCAGGGCCGCGACATTCCGCCCGGATACACTGGCCAGATCGTGGAAACCCTTCAGGCGTGGGTCAACTCCTGCGACAGCGTTTCCAATTGCATCGAAATGCAGATTAAGTACGCGAATGCCGAGAAATCTAAAAGGCTGATTAACAAAGAGCGCGTGGAACAAGAT CTCATCAATCTTAAGAAGGTTTTAAAGAGCCAGACCTCGGATAGCGATGAGAGCATGCAAATCGACACCCACGGACCGGGAACCAGTGGCGGACTGGGTCAATCGGAGCTAAGGAAGAAGCCCTCCAAGCTGAGGAATCCACGCAGCGCGGCAG TGGGCCTCAAGTTTAGCAAGTGA
- the Lcp1 gene encoding larval cuticle protein 1, isoform A, producing the protein MFKFVMICAVLGLAVANPPVPHSLGRSEDVHADVLSQSDDVRADGFDSSLHTSNGIEQAASGDAHGNIHGNFGWISPEGEHVEVKYVANENGYQPSGAWIPTPPPIPEAIARAVAWLESHPPAPEHPRHH; encoded by the exons ATGTTCAAGTTT GTCATGATCTGCGCAGTTTTGGGCCTGGCGGTGGCCAACCCCCCGGTGCCCCATTCCCTAGGCCGTTCGGAGGATGTCCACGCCGATGTCCTTTCCCAATCCGATGATGTTCGTGCCGATGGATTCGATTCCAGCCTGCACACCTCCAACGGAATCGAGCAGGCCGCCAGCGGTGATGCCCATGGCAACATCCACGGCAACTTCGGCTGGATCTCACCCGAGGGCGAGCACGTCGAGGTTAAGTACGTCGCCAATGAGAACGGATACCAGCCCTCGGGAGCCTGGATCCCCACTCCTCCTCCAATCCCAGAGGCCATCGCCCGCGCCGTCGCCTGGCTGGAGTCCCACCCACCAGCACCCGAGCACCCCCGTCATCACTAG
- the Lcp2 gene encoding larval cuticle protein 2, isoform B: MFKFVMILAVVGVATALAPVSRSDDVHADVLSRSDDVRADGFDSSLHTSNGIEQAASGDAHGNIHGNFGWISPEGEHVEVKYVANENGYQPSGAWIPTPPPIPEAIARAVAWLESHPPAPEHPRHH; this comes from the exons ATGTTCAAGTTT GTGATGATTCTCGCCGTTGTGGGAGTGGCTACCGCCCTAGCCCCAGTTTCCCGCTCCGATGATGTACACGCTGATGTCCTTTCCCGATCGGACGACGTTCGTGCCGACGGATTCGACTCCAGCCTGCACACCTCAAACGGAATCGAGCAGGCCGCCAGCGGTGATGCCCATGGCAACATCCACGGCAACTTCGGCTGGATCTCACCCGAGGGCGAGCACGTTGAGGTAAAGTACGTCGCGAATGAAAACGGATACCAGCCCTCGGGAGCCTGGATCCCCACTCCTCCTCCAATCCCAGAGGCCATCGCCCGCGCCGTTGCCTGGCTGGAGTCTCACCCCCCAGCACCCGAGCACCCCCGTCATCACTAG
- the Lcp3 gene encoding larval cuticle protein 3, isoform B produces MFKILLVCSLAALVAANANVEVKELVNDVQPDGFVSKLVLDDGSASSATGDIHGNIDGVFEWISPEGVHVRVSYKADENGYQPQSDLLPTPPPIPAAILKAIAYIEANPSKN; encoded by the exons ATGTTCAAGATC CTGCTTGTCTGTTCTCTCGCCGCCCTGGTGGCCGCCAACGCTAATGTGGAGGTCAAGGAGCTGGTCAACGATGTCCAGCCCGATGGCTTTGTCAGCAAGTTGGTCCTCGACGACGGATCTGCCTCCTCCGCCACCGGAGACATCCACGGCAACATCGACGGAGTCTTCGAGTGGATCTCCCCCGAGGGTGTCCATGTGCGAGTGAGCTACAAGGCTGACGAGAACGGATACCAGCCCCAGAGTGACCTGCTGCCCACTCCTCCTCCGATCCCAGCTGCCATCCTGAAGGCTATCGCCTACATCGAGGCTAACCCCAGCAAGAACTAA
- the Lcp4 gene encoding larval cuticle protein 4, isoform A translates to MFKILLVCALVALVAANENPEVKELVNDVQADGFVSKLVLDNGSAASATGDVHGNIDGVFEWVSPEGEHVRVSYKADENGYQPQSDLLPTPPPIPEAILKAIAYIQAHPSKE, encoded by the exons ATGTTCAAGATC CTGCTTGTCTGCGCCCTTGTCGCCCTGGTGGCCGCCAACGAGAATCCCGAGGTCAAGGAGCTGGTCAACGATGTCCAAGCCGATGGCTTCGTAAGCAAGTTGGTCCTGGACAACGGTTCCGCTGCTTCTGCTACCGGAGATGTCCACGGAAACATCGACGGAGTTTTCGAGTGGGTCTCCCCCGAGGGCGAACACGTCCGTGTGAGCTACAAGGCCGACGAGAACGGATACCAGCCCCAGAGCGACCTCCTGCCCACTCCTCCTCCAATCCCAGAGGCCATCCTGAAGGCCATCGCCTACATCCAGGCCCATCCCAGCAAGGAATAA
- the Cyp4ad1 gene encoding cytochrome P450 4ad1, isoform A, with protein MFLIAIAIILATILVFKGVRIFNYIDHMAGIMEMIPGPTPYPFVGNLFQFGLKPAEYPKKVLQYCRKYDFQGFRSLVFLQYHMMLSDPAEIQNILSSSSLLYKEHLYSFLRPWLGDGLLTSSGARWLKHQKLYAPAFERSAIEGYLRVVHRTGGQFVQKLDVLSDTQEVFDAQELVAKCTLDIVCENATGQDSSSLNGETSDLHGAIKDLCDVVQERTFSIVKRFDALFRLTSYYMKQRRALSLLRSELNRIISQRRHQLAAENTCQQGQPINKPFLDVLLTAKLDGKVLKEREIIEEVSTFIFTGHDPIAAAISFTLYTLSRHSEIQQKAAEEQRRIFGENFAGEADLARLDQMHYLELIIRETLRLYPSVPLIARTNRNPIDINGTKVAKCTTVIMCLIAMGYNEKYFDDPCTFRPERFENPTGNVGIEAFKSVPFSAGPRRCIAEKFAMYQMKALLSQLLRRFEILPAVDGLPPGINDHSREDCVPQSEYDPVLNIRVTLKSENGIQIRLRKR; from the exons ATGTTTCTAATAGCCATTGCCATTATTTTGGCCACCATTTTGGTGTTCAAGGGAGTGAGGATATTCAACTACATAGACCACATGGCTGGCATCATGGAGATGATCCCAGGACCCACGCCATACCCCTTCGTGGGTAATCTGTTCCAGTTCGGTCTCAAGCCAGCCG AATACCCCAAAAAGGTCCTGCAATATTGTCGGAAATATGACTTCCAGGGATTCCGCTCCCTGGTCTTCCTGCAGTACCACATGATGCTGAGTGATCCGGCTGAAATTCAG AACATCCTGTCGAGCTCATCGCTGCTGTACAAGGAGCACTTGTACTCCTTTCTGAGGCCCTGGCTGGGCGATGGCCTCCTCACCAGTTCCGGTGCCCGCTGGCTAAAGCACCAGAAGCTCTACGCCCCTGCCTTCGAGCGCTCGGCCATCGAGGGTTACCTGCGAGTGGTCCACCGGACGGGCGGACAGTTCGTCCAGAAACTCGACGTACTGTCGGATACACAGGAAGTCTTCGATGCCCAGGAGCTGGTGGCTAAGTGTACCCTGGATATTGTGTGTG AAAACGCCACTGGGCAGGACAGCAGCTCACTGAATGGAGAGACTTCGGATTTGCATGGAGCCATCAAGGA CTTATGCGATGTGGTCCAGGAGCGCACCTTCAGCATCGTGAAGCGTTTCGACGCCCTCTTCCGCCTCACCTCCTACTACATGAAGCAGCGCCGCGCTCTGTCGCTCCTGCGCAGCGAACTGAATCGG ATTATCTCGCAACGGCGACACCAGTTGGCTGCGGAAAACACGTGCCAGCAGGGCCAGCCAATCAACAAACCCTTCCTGGACGTCCTGCTGACCGCCAAGCTCGATGGGAAAGTCCTCAAGGAGCGCGAGATTATCGAGGAAGTGTccacatttatatttaca ggTCACGATCCCATTGCCGCCGCCATATCTTTCACGCTGTACACCCTTTCCCGTCACTCGGAGATTCAGCAAAAAGCTGCCGAGGAACAGCGACGCATCTTTGGCGAGAACTTCGCGGGGGAAGCGGACTTGGCTCGGCTGGATCAGATGCATTATCTAGAGTTGATTATTAGGGAGACCCTGCGCTTGTACCCTTCTGTCCCACTGATTGCTCGAACAAACCGCAATCCCATCGATATCA ATGGCACCAAGGTGGCCAAGTGCACCACGGTGATCATGTGCCTCATTGCCATGGGCTACAACGAAAAGTACTTCGACGATCCATGCACATTCCGGCCAGAGAGATTCGAGAACCCAACTGGAAACGTGGGCATCGAGGCTTTCAAGAGCGTTCCATTTAGTGCAGGTCCAAGGCGCTGCATTG CCGAGAAGTTCGCCATGTACCAGATGAAGGCTTTGCTGTCCCAATTGCTGCGCCGCTTTGAAATTCTGCCTGCCGTGGATGGACTTCCTCCGGGAATTAACGACCATTCCCGCGAGGATTGTGTCCCACAGAGCGAGTACGATCCTGTGTTGAATATTCGTGTCACGCTTAAATCGGAAAATGGTATCCAGATTAGGCTTAGAAAGCGATGA
- the Cyp4ad1 gene encoding cytochrome P450 4ad1, isoform B, whose translation MKQRRALSLLRSELNRIISQRRHQLAAENTCQQGQPINKPFLDVLLTAKLDGKVLKEREIIEEVSTFIFTGHDPIAAAISFTLYTLSRHSEIQQKAAEEQRRIFGENFAGEADLARLDQMHYLELIIRETLRLYPSVPLIARTNRNPIDINGTKVAKCTTVIMCLIAMGYNEKYFDDPCTFRPERFENPTGNVGIEAFKSVPFSAGPRRCIAEKFAMYQMKALLSQLLRRFEILPAVDGLPPGINDHSREDCVPQSEYDPVLNIRVTLKSENGIQIRLRKR comes from the exons ATGAAGCAGCGCCGCGCTCTGTCGCTCCTGCGCAGCGAACTGAATCGG ATTATCTCGCAACGGCGACACCAGTTGGCTGCGGAAAACACGTGCCAGCAGGGCCAGCCAATCAACAAACCCTTCCTGGACGTCCTGCTGACCGCCAAGCTCGATGGGAAAGTCCTCAAGGAGCGCGAGATTATCGAGGAAGTGTccacatttatatttaca ggTCACGATCCCATTGCCGCCGCCATATCTTTCACGCTGTACACCCTTTCCCGTCACTCGGAGATTCAGCAAAAAGCTGCCGAGGAACAGCGACGCATCTTTGGCGAGAACTTCGCGGGGGAAGCGGACTTGGCTCGGCTGGATCAGATGCATTATCTAGAGTTGATTATTAGGGAGACCCTGCGCTTGTACCCTTCTGTCCCACTGATTGCTCGAACAAACCGCAATCCCATCGATATCA ATGGCACCAAGGTGGCCAAGTGCACCACGGTGATCATGTGCCTCATTGCCATGGGCTACAACGAAAAGTACTTCGACGATCCATGCACATTCCGGCCAGAGAGATTCGAGAACCCAACTGGAAACGTGGGCATCGAGGCTTTCAAGAGCGTTCCATTTAGTGCAGGTCCAAGGCGCTGCATTG CCGAGAAGTTCGCCATGTACCAGATGAAGGCTTTGCTGTCCCAATTGCTGCGCCGCTTTGAAATTCTGCCTGCCGTGGATGGACTTCCTCCGGGAATTAACGACCATTCCCGCGAGGATTGTGTCCCACAGAGCGAGTACGATCCTGTGTTGAATATTCGTGTCACGCTTAAATCGGAAAATGGTATCCAGATTAGGCTTAGAAAGCGATGA
- the Cyp4e2 gene encoding cytochrome P450 4e2, isoform A has product MWFVLYIFLALPLLLVAYLELSTFRRRRVLNKFNGPRGLPLMGNAHQMGKNPSEILDTVFSWWHQYGKDNFVFWIGTYSNVLVTSSKYLEFILSSQTLITKSDIYQLTHPWLGLGLLTSTGSKWHKHRKMITPAFHFNILQDFHEVMNENSTKFIKHLKTVAAGDNIFDFQEQAHYLTLDVICDTAMGVSINAMENRSSSIVQAFKDMCYNINMRAFHPLKRNELLYRLAPDYPAYSRTLKTLQDFTNEIIAKRIEAHKSGAVSTNAGDEFTRKKMAFLDTLLSSTIDGRPLNSKELYEEVSTFMFEGHDTTTSGVSFAVYLLSRHQDEQRKLFKEQREVMGNSELGRDATFQEISQMKYLDLFIKEAQRVYPSVPFIGRFTEKDYVIDGDLVPKGTTLNLGLVMLGYNEKVFKDPHKFRPERFELEKPGPFEYVPFSAGPRNCIGQKFALLEIKTVVSKIIRNFEVLPALDELVSKDGYISTTIGLPDAERKKRDPYRHKYDPILSAVLTLKSENGLYIRLKERH; this is encoded by the exons ATGTGGTTCGTGTTGTATATTTTTCTGGCCCTACCACTGCTGCTGGTTGCATATCTGGAGTTGAGCACATTCCGCCGGAGAAGAGTGCTTAACAAGTTCAACGGCCCCCGCGGCCTGCCGCTGATGGGAAACGCTCATCAAATGGGCAAGAATCCGTCAG AAATACTCGACACGGTTTTCTCCTGGTGGCATCAGTATGGAAAAGACAACTTCGTCTTTTGGATTGGAACGTATTCTAATGTATTGGTCACCAGCTCCAAGTACCTTGAA TTCATACTCAGCAGTCAGACGCTGATCACAAAGTCCGACATTTATCAACTAACACACCCTTGGCTGGGATTAGGTCTCCTCACCAGTACTGGCAGCAAATGGCATAAACACCGCAAGATGATCACCCCAGCATTCCACTTCAACATCCTGCAGGACTTCCACGAGGTGATGAACGAGAACTCCACCAAGTTTATCAAGCACTTAAAGACAGTTGCTGCCGGGGACAATATATTCGACTTCCAAGAACAGGCCCACTATTTGACCCTGGATGTCATTTGCGACACAGCGATGGGTGTGTCCATCAATGCCATGGAAAACCGCAGCTCTTCCATTGTGCAGGCCTTCAAAGA CATGTGCTACAACATCAACATGAGAGCCTTCCACCCGCTGAAGCGCAATGAACTGCTGTATCGTTTGGCTCCGGACTACCCGGCCTATAGCAGGACTCTAAAAACACTGCAGGACTTTACCAACGAGATCATCGCTAAGCGCATTGAAGCCCACAAATCGGGTGCAGTTTCGACCAACGCGGGAGATGAGTTCACTCGCAAGAAAATGGCCTTTTTAGACACTCTGCTGTCCTCCACTATTGATGGTCGTCCCCTGAACTCCAAGGAACTGTACGAAGAGGTCTCCACATTTATGTTTGAAGGACATGATACTACCACTTCTGGAGTGTCGTTCGCTGTCTATTTGCTTTCTAGACATCAAGATGAACAG CGCAAACTATTTAAGGAGCAACGCGAAGTAATGGGTAATTCCGAACTGGGTCGCGATGCCACCTTCCAGGAAATATCCCAAATGAAGTACTTGGATCTCTTTATCAAGGAGGCCCAGCGTGTTTATCCCAGCGTGCCTTTCATTGGACGATTTACGGAGAAAGACTATGTTATAG ATGGGGATCTCGTACCCAAGGGCACCACACTGAACCTGGGTCTCGTGATGCTGGGTTATAACGAAAAGGTGTTCAAAGATCCCCACAAGTTCCGACCTGAGCGCTTTGAGCTGGAGAAACCAGGACCTTTTGAGTATGTACCCTTCAGCGCTGGACCCCGAAACTGCATTGGTCAGAAGTTCGCCCTGCTGGAGATTAAGACTGTGGTATCCAAGATCATTAGGAACTTCGAGGTGCTTCCTGCTCTGGATGAGCTCGTCTCTAAGGATGGCTATATAAGCACCACTATTGGACTCCCTGATGCCGAGAGGAAGAAGCGCGATCCATACCGTCACAAATACGACCCTATTCTTTCCGCTGTGCTGACCCTGAAATCCGAAAATGGTCTATACATTCGGCTGAAGGAAAGGCactaa
- the Cyp4e1 gene encoding cytochrome P450 4e1 — translation MWIVLCAFLALPLFLVTYFELGLLRRKRMLNKFQGPSMLPLVGNAHQMGNTPTEILNRFFGWWHEYGKDNFRYWIGYYSNIMVTNPKYMEFILSSQTLISKSDVYDLTHPWLGLGLLTSTGSKWHKHRKMITPAFHFNILQDFHEVMNENSTKFIDQLKKVADGGNIFDFQEEAHYLTLDVICDTAMGVSINAMENRSSSVVQAFKDITYTIKMRAFSPWKRNKYLFHFAPEYPEYSKTLKTLQDFTNEIIAKRIEVRKSGLEVGIKADEFSRKKMAFLDTLLSSKVDGRPLTSQELYEEVSTFMFEGHDTTTSGVGFAVYLLSRHPDEQEKLFNEQCDVMGASGLGRDATFQEISTMKHLDLFIKEAQRLYPSVPFIGRFTEKDYVIDGDIVPKGTTLNLGLLMLGYNDRVFKDPHKFQPERFDREKPGPFEYVPFSAGPRNCIGQKFALLEIKTVVSKIIRNFEVLPALDELVSKDGYISTTLGLQPAEKKSRDAHNHKYDPILSASMTLKSENGLHLRMKQRLVCDST, via the exons ATGTGGATCGTACTGTGCGCTTTTCTTGCCCTTCCACTGTTCTTGGTGACCTATTTCGAGCTTGGACTACTGCGGCGAAAGCGAATGCTGAACAAATTCCAAGGCCCAAGTATGCTGCCTTTGGTGGGCAATGCTCATCAGATGGGAAACACTCCCACAG AGATTTTGAACCGGTTTTTTGGCTGGTGGCATGAGTACGGCAAGGATAACTTTCGTTATTGGATAGGTTACTACTCCAATATTATGGTCACTAATCCCAAATACATGGAG TTTATACTTAGCAGTCAAACTCTGATATCCAAGTCCGATGTATATGATCTTACTCACCCATGGCTGGGATTGGGCCTCCTCACCAGTACTGGCAGCAAATGGCACAAACACCGGAAGATGATAACCCCAGCCTTCCACTTCAACATCCTGCAGGACTTTCACGAGGTCATGAACGAGAACTCCACCAAGTTCATAGATCAGCTGAAGAAGGTGGCAGACGGAGGCAACATCTTCGATTTCCAGGAAGAGGCACATTATTTGACTCTGGACGTCATTTGCGATACAGCTATGGGTGTGTCCATCAATGCCATGGAAAACCGAAGTTCCTCCGTTGTGCAAGCCTTTAAAGA TATTACCTACACCATTAAGATGAGAGCTTTCAGTCCGTGGAAGCGCAACAAATACCTCTTTCACTTTGCTCCTGAATATCCAGAATATAGTAAAACACTGAAAACCCTGCAGGACTTTACCAATGAGATAATAGCGAAGAGAATCGAAGTCCGAAAATCAGGGCTTGAAGTCGGCATTAAGGCTGACGAGTTCTCCCGCAAGAAAATGGCATTTTTGGACACTCTGCTGTCATCCAAAGTGGATGGACGTCCTCTGACTTCCCAAGAGCTTTACGAGGAAGTTTCCACCTTTATGTTTGAAGGGCATGACACTACTACATCTGGTGTAGGTTTTGCAGTCTACTTACTTTCTCGACATCCAGATGAACAG GAAAAATTATTTAACGAGCAGTGCGATGTGATGGGCGCTTCTGGACTTGGTCGAGATGCCACGTTTCAGGAGATATCCACAATGAAACATTTGGATTTGTTTATAAAGGAGGCGCAACGTCTTTATCCGAGTGTCCCTTTCATTGGTCGCTTTACTGAGAAGGACTACGTAATTG ATGGTGACATTGTGCCGAAGGGGACTACCTTGAACTTGGGCCTTCTTATGTTGGGATACAATGACCGTGTTTTTAAGGATCCTCACAAATTCCAGCCCGAACGCTTCGACCGTGAGAAACCAGGGCCGTTTGAGTACGTGCCCTTTAGTGCTGGTCCCCGAAATTGCATTGGTCAGAAGTTTGCACTGCTGGAGATCAAGACTGTGGTGTCCAAAATCATTCGAAATTTCGAGGTGCTGCCAGCTCTGGATGAGCTCGTTTCCAAGGATGGCTATATAAGCACAACTCTAGGTCTTCAGCCGGCAGAGAAGAAGAGCCGTGATGCTCACAACCATAAGTATGATCCAATTTTGTCGGCATCCATGACTCTGAAGTCCGAAAATGGTCTACATCTACGCATGAAGCAGAGGCTTGTATGCGATAGTACATGA
- the Mal-A1 gene encoding maltase A1, with protein sequence MRPQSAACLLLAIVGFVGATEWWESGNYYQIYPRSFRDSDGDGIGDLNGVTEKLQYLKDIGFTGTWLSPIFKSPMVDFGYDISDFYQIHPEYGTMEDFERMIAKAKEVGIKIILDFVPNHSSTENEWFTKSVDSDPVYKDFYIWHDGKINNETGEREPPSNWNSEFRYSAWEWNEVRQQYYLHQFAIQQADLNYRNPAVVNEMKNVIRFWLGKGVSGFRIDAVPYLFEVDLDRYNQYPDEPLTNDSVNCPDPDDHCYTQHIYTQDMPETIDMVYQWRELVDEFHVENGGDKRLLMTEAYTSFENIMTYYGNGVRNGSHIPFNFDFLTSINNASKAGEYVEHIKKWMDAMPEGVYANWVLGNHDNKRVASRFGVQRTDLINILLQTLPGHAVTYNGEELGMTDVWISWEDTVDPNACNSDPDNYYARSRDPARSPYQWDASSKAGFTSADHTWLPVADDYKTNNALQQLRAPRSHLQIFKKLVRVRKEPSFRQGELNIQAIDDDVIIYSRQKTGSDLYVIVLNLGSTSKTLDLTKYYELGTQAEVITTSLSSQYIDGDVIKSTEFVANPYVGTVLVAV encoded by the exons ATGCGCCCGCAATCAGCTGCGTGTCTATTACTGGCCATCGTTGGCTTCGTGGGAGCCACCGAGTGGTGGGAGAGTGGAAACTACTACCAGATCTACCCGCGCTCCTTCCGGGATTCCGACGGAGACGGCATTGGCGACCTGAACGGGGTCACTGAAAAGCTGCAGTACCTGAAAGACATCGGCTTCACGGGCACATGGCTGTCGCCCATATTCAAGTCGCCCATGGTCGACTTTGGTTACGACATATCGGACTTCTACCAGATCCATCCCGAATATGGAACCATGGAGGACTTTGAGCGAATGATCGCCAAGGCCAAGGAGGTGGGCATTAAAATCATCCTGGACTTCGTACCAAACCACTCAAGTACCGAAAACGAATGGTTCACCAAGTCTGTGGACAGTGACCCCGTCTACAAAGACTTCTACATCTGGCACGATGGCAAGATCAACAACGAGACCGGTGAGCGGGAGCCGCCGAGCAACTGGAACTCTGAGTTTCGCTACAGCGCCTGGGAGTGGAACGAGGTGCGTCAGCAGTACTACCTCCACCAGTTCGCCATCCAGCAGGCCGACCTCAACTATCGCAATCCGGCCGTGGTTAACGAGATGAAGAACGTTATTCGCTTCTGGCTGGGAAAGGGAGTATCCGGATTCCGTATAGATGCAGTTCCCTACTTGTTTGAGGTGGATCTCGATCGCTACAACCAGTATCCGGACGAGCCTCTGACCAACGACTCCGTGAACTGTCCCGACCCCGATGACCACTGCTACACGCAGCACATCTATACACAGGACATGCCGGAAACAATTGACATGGTGTACCAGTGGCGTGAGTTGGTGGATGAGTTTCATGTGGAGAACGGCGGAGATAAGAGGCTGCTGATGACGGAGGCGTACACCAGCTTTGAAAACATCATGACTTACTATGGAAATGGAGTCAGGAATGGCTCCCACATTCCCTTCAACTTTGACTTCCTTACGAGCATCAACAACGCCTCTAAGGCCGGAGAGTACGTAGAACATATTAAGAAGTGGATGGACGCCATGCCCGAGGGCGTTTATGCCAATTGGGTGCTGGGCAACCACGACAACAAGCGAGTAGCCTCCCGATTTGGTGTCCAGCGCACCGACCTTATCAACATCCTGCTGCAGACTCTGCCCGGCCACGCGGTCACCTACAATGGAGAGGAGCTGGGCATGACCGACGTCTGGATCAGCTGGGAGGACACCGTTGATCCGAATGCGTGCAACTCCGATCCCGACAACTACTACGCCCGATCCAGGGATCCTGCCCGATCTCCCTACCAGTGGGATGCCTCCTCCAAAGCAG GCTTCACCAGTGCCGATCACACCTGGTTACCAGTGGCTGATGACTACAAAACCAACAACGCCCTGCAGCAGCTGCGAGCTCCACGTTCCCACCTGCAGATCTTCAAGAAACTGGTGCGCGTGCGCAAGGAGCCATCTTTTCGCCAGGGAGAACTCAACATTCAGGCAATCGACGACGATGTGATCATCTATTCACG ACAAAAGACCGGAAGCGATCTCTATGTAATCGTTCTCAACCTGGGTAGCACCTCCAAGACCTTGGACCTGACCAAGTATTACGAACTGGGCACCCAGGCGGAGGTCATTACCACGTCCTTGAGCTCCCAGTACATCGATGGCGATGTTATCAAATCTACGGAGTTCGTTGCCAATCCCTATGTGGGCACCGTCCTAGTGGCTGTCTAA